One Synechococcus sp. JA-2-3B'a(2-13) genomic window carries:
- a CDS encoding AAA family ATPase, with protein MIRARYPLVYLVSPEEEPADAVLTQVARRTDPPRQLLFWDLVRGWQDTGEDRGSIMAALGRVWRSAPNEDTLFVLRDLHFVLRNASSDKNAPIIRELKNLSRELKRTRKMLILLSHTLEVPSDLTEEITVVDIPLPNSEEISRLIQLYVAPDKLKLTPLAREQLVKACQGLSRERIRRVLARALAAKQEVNEADIDLVLEEKKQAIRQTGILEFFTARETLKSVGGLDNLKAWVRVRQEAFTEEARRYGLPNPKGVLLVGIQGTGKSLSAKTIANEWRLPLLRLDAGRLFAGIVGESESRVRQMIQLAEAMAPCVLWIDEIDKAFGNITSSADGDSGTSRRVFGSLITWMQEKTSPVFIVATANNVPLLPPELLRKGRFDEIFFLNLPTHAERKEIFRVHLQRLRPSRLREFDLEALAAAAQDFSGAEIEQAIVDAMYNAFGGSGSGARRDFTQEDILQAIRETVPLASIARDQIESLKCWAAQAGARTASQDAQVLQEMKQCFASS; from the coding sequence ATGATCCGGGCCCGCTACCCCCTGGTTTACTTGGTCTCTCCAGAAGAAGAGCCTGCCGATGCCGTGCTAACCCAAGTAGCCAGACGGACAGACCCACCGCGGCAATTGTTGTTCTGGGACTTGGTGCGGGGCTGGCAAGATACAGGCGAGGATCGGGGCTCCATCATGGCAGCTCTGGGGCGGGTGTGGCGCTCTGCCCCCAACGAGGACACCCTGTTTGTGCTGCGGGATCTGCACTTTGTGTTGCGCAACGCCAGCAGCGACAAAAACGCTCCCATCATCCGGGAGCTGAAAAACCTCAGCCGCGAGCTCAAGCGCACCCGCAAGATGCTGATCCTGCTCAGCCACACCCTGGAAGTGCCCAGCGACCTGACGGAGGAGATCACCGTCGTCGATATTCCCCTGCCCAACAGCGAAGAGATCAGCCGCCTCATCCAGCTCTATGTGGCTCCAGATAAGCTCAAGCTTACCCCTCTGGCCCGCGAGCAACTGGTCAAAGCCTGTCAAGGGCTGAGCCGAGAACGTATTCGCCGCGTTTTGGCCCGCGCTTTGGCCGCCAAGCAGGAGGTCAATGAAGCCGATATCGACCTGGTGCTAGAGGAAAAAAAGCAGGCCATCCGCCAAACCGGCATCCTGGAGTTTTTCACCGCCCGCGAGACCCTCAAAAGCGTGGGGGGCCTAGATAATCTCAAGGCCTGGGTGCGGGTGCGCCAGGAAGCCTTTACCGAAGAGGCGCGGCGCTATGGCCTGCCCAACCCCAAAGGCGTGCTGCTGGTCGGGATCCAGGGCACCGGCAAATCCCTCTCCGCCAAGACCATCGCCAATGAGTGGCGGCTGCCCCTGCTGAGATTGGATGCCGGGCGGCTGTTTGCCGGCATCGTCGGCGAGTCGGAAAGCCGGGTGCGGCAGATGATCCAACTGGCAGAGGCGATGGCCCCCTGCGTGCTTTGGATCGACGAGATCGACAAAGCCTTTGGCAACATCACCAGCAGTGCCGATGGAGATTCTGGTACCAGCCGCCGGGTGTTTGGCAGCCTGATTACCTGGATGCAGGAGAAAACCAGCCCTGTTTTCATTGTGGCCACCGCCAACAACGTGCCGCTGCTGCCGCCAGAGCTGTTGCGCAAGGGCCGCTTTGACGAGATTTTCTTCTTGAACCTGCCCACCCACGCTGAGCGCAAAGAGATCTTCCGGGTGCATTTGCAGCGGTTGCGCCCCAGCCGCCTGCGAGAGTTCGACCTGGAAGCCTTGGCAGCCGCAGCTCAGGATTTCAGTGGTGCCGAGATCGAGCAAGCCATTGTAGATGCCATGTACAACGCCTTTGGGGGCAGTGGCAGCGGCGCCCGGCGGGACTTTACCCAAGAGGATATCCTGCAGGCCATCCGCGAAACCGTGCCTTTGGCCTCGATTGCCCGCGACCAAATCGAGAGTCTTAAGTGCTGGGCTGCTCAAGCGGGCGCGAGAACGGCCTCTCAAGATGCCCAGGTGCTGCAGGAGATGAAGCAGTGTTTTGCCTCTTCTTGA
- a CDS encoding DnaJ domain-containing protein produces MKDLYRELELQPNATLEEIKESYRRLAKEYHPDKLHPDTPVKGRQYIEEKFKSIQEAYSVLSDPVKRKAYDSQRLSQTSPTKGSGYDQDLKAERGYSTQDGKPWPFDFDKIKEAAEEIERRKKNIEANYNQRVEQVKSELRRNLISIGIKQEEAKIDHTFATKSDTILGALSLLVLSLFIGALSSSIGLVLFLISVISLFMAIFDKGYSKSQVESAKKLQEEAKSVIAQIEKDRNSKLSQLELHCRSRIDHFKAVPIESISPFYKWAEWGGSAIFANCNEGKGRC; encoded by the coding sequence ATGAAAGACCTTTACCGCGAGCTGGAATTACAGCCCAATGCAACTCTAGAAGAAATTAAAGAGAGCTACAGGCGGCTTGCCAAAGAATACCATCCCGATAAACTTCACCCAGATACACCTGTTAAGGGGCGGCAGTACATTGAGGAAAAGTTTAAGTCTATTCAGGAAGCATACTCGGTCCTGAGTGATCCTGTGAAGCGAAAAGCCTATGACTCCCAAAGGCTTTCCCAGACTTCGCCCACAAAAGGGAGCGGGTATGACCAAGACTTAAAAGCAGAACGCGGTTACAGCACACAAGATGGCAAACCTTGGCCCTTTGACTTCGACAAGATAAAGGAAGCTGCAGAAGAGATAGAACGTCGTAAGAAAAACATCGAGGCCAACTATAACCAAAGAGTAGAGCAAGTTAAGTCTGAGTTAAGGAGAAACTTGATCTCTATCGGAATAAAACAAGAGGAAGCTAAAATTGATCATACCTTTGCCACCAAAAGTGACACTATACTGGGTGCCCTCTCGCTTTTAGTCCTGAGCTTGTTCATTGGTGCCTTAAGTAGCTCAATCGGGCTTGTGCTCTTTCTAATCTCAGTTATTAGTCTTTTTATGGCCATTTTTGATAAAGGATATAGCAAGTCGCAAGTTGAGAGCGCTAAGAAGCTACAGGAAGAGGCAAAATCAGTAATAGCCCAGATAGAGAAAGATAGGAACTCGAAGCTTTCCCAGCTTGAGCTTCACTGTAGAAGTAGGATCGATCATTTTAAAGCTGTCCCTATCGAATCTATATCCCCATTTTATAAGTGGGCTGAGTGGGGAGGATCAGCTATTTTTGCTAACTGCAATGAAGGAAAAGGCAGATGCTAA
- a CDS encoding leucyl aminopeptidase, producing the protein MQLHLSEPPLTQGECALVYCFAASGGNGRFPLPPEIASWDEKAWSGLVAETVQEQGFQGKPNSSVALRLTGEIRKLVLVGLGDPAALTLEALRRATANGLRQAHSLKAKQVMLSLPETGLDRVRGVQAVAEACLLVAHRDNRFKSSAKGEEENSFSVQEVTLLVPGLAQARPDYEVALQRAIEMAAGTILARELVAAPANIVTPLALADTARQLAQEYGLEVEILGQEECEALGMGAFLGVAKASDLPPQFIHLTYKPAQGDPVTKLALVGKGLTFDSGGLNIKTDSRSIAMMKTDMGGAAAVLGAARALAALKPQVELHFIVAATENMISGHAIHPGDILTASNQKTIEVNNTDAEGRLTLADALVFAEKLGVDAILDLATLTGACVIALGEEIAGLFTPDETLAQELQQAANLSGEKIWRLPLEEGYFEGLSSIVADMKNTGPRSGGSITAALFLKQFVEKTPWAHLDIAGPVWTEKDAGYNNKGATGYGVRTLVEWVLARQAAAACS; encoded by the coding sequence ATGCAGCTTCATCTTAGCGAGCCGCCACTCACTCAAGGGGAATGTGCCCTGGTCTATTGCTTTGCCGCTTCCGGCGGGAATGGCCGCTTTCCTCTGCCCCCTGAGATCGCCTCTTGGGATGAAAAGGCGTGGTCAGGGCTGGTGGCGGAAACCGTTCAGGAGCAGGGGTTTCAGGGGAAGCCGAATAGCAGTGTTGCCCTGCGCCTGACAGGAGAGATCCGCAAACTGGTGTTGGTGGGGCTAGGGGATCCCGCCGCCCTAACGCTAGAAGCCCTACGACGGGCCACAGCCAACGGCCTGCGCCAGGCTCACAGCCTAAAAGCCAAGCAGGTGATGCTGTCTTTGCCGGAGACGGGGTTGGATCGGGTGCGTGGGGTTCAGGCGGTGGCCGAAGCCTGCCTACTGGTGGCGCACCGGGACAATCGGTTTAAATCTTCAGCCAAAGGGGAAGAGGAAAACAGCTTTTCTGTGCAGGAAGTAACTCTCTTGGTGCCGGGGTTGGCCCAGGCTCGCCCCGATTACGAAGTCGCGCTGCAGCGGGCCATTGAGATGGCGGCAGGAACCATCTTGGCTCGGGAATTGGTGGCTGCCCCCGCCAACATTGTTACTCCTCTTGCCCTGGCCGATACCGCCCGCCAACTGGCCCAGGAATATGGTCTAGAGGTGGAGATTTTGGGACAGGAAGAATGCGAAGCTCTGGGGATGGGGGCTTTTTTGGGTGTGGCCAAAGCCTCTGACCTGCCGCCCCAGTTCATTCACCTCACCTACAAGCCGGCACAAGGGGATCCTGTTACCAAATTGGCCCTGGTGGGCAAGGGGCTGACCTTTGATTCCGGTGGGCTGAACATCAAAACCGACTCCCGCAGCATCGCCATGATGAAAACCGACATGGGGGGAGCAGCGGCAGTTTTGGGAGCTGCACGGGCCCTAGCCGCCCTCAAGCCGCAAGTGGAGCTGCACTTCATCGTCGCTGCCACGGAAAACATGATCAGCGGCCATGCCATCCACCCAGGGGATATCCTCACCGCCTCTAACCAAAAGACCATCGAGGTCAACAACACCGACGCAGAAGGTCGCCTCACCTTGGCGGATGCACTGGTGTTTGCGGAAAAGCTGGGCGTTGATGCCATCCTCGATCTGGCTACCCTGACCGGTGCCTGTGTGATTGCCCTGGGGGAAGAAATTGCCGGCTTGTTCACCCCGGATGAGACGTTGGCCCAGGAGCTACAGCAAGCTGCCAACCTTTCCGGCGAAAAAATCTGGCGCCTGCCGCTGGAAGAAGGCTACTTCGAGGGTCTCAGCTCCATTGTGGCCGACATGAAAAACACCGGCCCCCGCTCAGGGGGATCCATCACCGCTGCCCTGTTCCTGAAGCAGTTTGTGGAGAAAACCCCTTGGGCCCACCTGGATATAGCAGGCCCCGTTTGGACAGAGAAGGATGCAGGCTACAACAACAAAGGGGCCACCGGTTATGGGGTGCGCACCCTGGTGGAGTGGGTCTTGGCGCGGCAAGCCGCAGCAGCTTGCTCATAA
- a CDS encoding FIST signal transduction protein has protein sequence MQWVNALSQLPSLEAALRQVVEEAKAKLQAAQLKSALSRQVQTVGSGSLPGLLTGYVPSQPLRPNLGVLFVSAAFASEYIRVLPLLSGLLEVDVLIGCSGGGIVGGGHEIEDGPALSLSLAVMPEVVLHPFHLRGNQLPDLDAAPSAWVDCVGVSPQSKPHFLLLADGFSSGISELLQGLDFAYPGSVKVGGLASGGRGPRGNALFLLDARTLTPRRELYREGTVGLALYGNVVLDAVVAQGCRPIGDPLRVTEAEGNVILGLEGRPPLAVLQDLAERLSPVDQRLARHSLFIGLLMDEFKSEPTPGDFLIRVILGVDPRVGALAIGDQVRPGQTVQFHLRDAQTSAEDLRWALSRYCAERNLRQSPSQPRPEPCGALMFSCLGRGKGLYGTPDFDSQRFRELLGELPLGGFFCNGEIGPVGGSTFLHGYTSCFGIFRPAH, from the coding sequence ATGCAGTGGGTGAACGCGCTCTCCCAGCTCCCTTCCCTAGAAGCGGCTCTGCGGCAGGTGGTGGAGGAAGCCAAGGCCAAGCTTCAGGCGGCCCAGCTGAAAAGTGCCTTGAGTCGGCAGGTGCAGACGGTGGGATCCGGCAGCTTGCCGGGGCTGCTGACGGGGTATGTCCCCTCTCAGCCTCTGCGGCCCAACCTGGGGGTTTTGTTTGTGTCGGCGGCCTTTGCCAGCGAATACATCCGGGTGTTGCCGTTGCTGTCGGGGCTGCTGGAGGTGGACGTTTTGATCGGCTGCTCCGGGGGTGGCATTGTGGGTGGCGGGCATGAAATTGAGGATGGCCCGGCTCTCTCCTTGTCTTTGGCGGTCATGCCGGAGGTGGTGCTGCATCCTTTTCATCTGCGGGGGAACCAATTGCCAGACTTGGATGCGGCTCCTTCTGCCTGGGTCGATTGTGTTGGGGTTTCGCCGCAGAGCAAGCCTCATTTTCTGCTCTTGGCCGATGGATTTTCCTCTGGCATCTCAGAGTTGCTGCAGGGGTTGGATTTCGCCTATCCGGGATCAGTCAAAGTGGGGGGATTGGCCAGTGGGGGCCGCGGCCCTCGGGGCAATGCTCTGTTTTTGCTGGATGCGCGTACCCTCACACCTCGGCGGGAGCTGTATCGAGAGGGCACAGTGGGGCTAGCGCTCTACGGCAATGTGGTGCTGGATGCAGTGGTGGCCCAGGGGTGTCGCCCCATTGGGGATCCCTTGCGGGTGACGGAAGCAGAGGGGAATGTGATTCTTGGCTTGGAGGGTCGCCCTCCTCTAGCGGTTTTGCAGGACTTGGCAGAGCGGCTCAGTCCCGTGGATCAGCGATTGGCCCGCCACTCTCTCTTCATCGGCCTGCTGATGGATGAGTTCAAGTCGGAGCCGACGCCGGGAGATTTCCTCATTCGCGTAATCTTGGGCGTTGATCCGCGCGTGGGGGCGCTGGCCATCGGGGATCAGGTGCGCCCTGGCCAGACGGTGCAATTTCATCTGCGGGATGCCCAGACTTCGGCAGAAGATCTGCGTTGGGCCCTCAGCCGCTATTGTGCCGAGCGCAACTTGAGGCAAAGCCCCTCTCAACCGAGGCCGGAGCCTTGTGGGGCGTTGATGTTCTCCTGTTTGGGGCGAGGCAAGGGCCTGTACGGCACTCCCGATTTTGACTCGCAACGGTTTCGGGAATTGCTTGGAGAGCTGCCCTTGGGGGGGTTCTTTTGCAATGGTGAGATCGGCCCCGTTGGGGGATCCACCTTTTTGCACGGCTACACTTCCTGCTTCGGGATCTTCCGGCCCGCCCACTAG
- a CDS encoding M23 family metallopeptidase, whose product MPLKPTFPNPQNGELDFRGAAVSTLSPPPPKGSAGIPSEQSWTSADSSAEEAYLLEWAPAPLSGRSKPRWVGLALSLSLTGLVWLLKLEADPCAEAGEEQLPATPRCPTEPETAHPEPGDSAPARRGYPAWATGLLLMLGLAGVATLQQRQLNRPLSPAVEPIPPSVHTLSGALQQNYERKKEQLRQAFAEGRIPTGEGPRGILEHEIQPGETLWQLTQMYQLDAAAITVSNGIQASTELKPGQVLLIPSQPGLIYTVKQGDTLEDIANRYRVPQQRIIEATPLDRPEYLRIGQRLLIPGDVGELIQRQKEMIAAQKAREEEERRQQEEEAQRQAEAQARLQAEQQRRAQQMEQERQALLAGGSLTHTVGASDTIERIAARYGVTQRSIIQANNLRNPHWLRIGQRLTIPAPGTQPTPAPARQAPPAPPPAPPQVRSSGFVWPVSGQITSGFGYRRGRLHAGVDIPGPVGSPIVAVQEGVVIFAGNAGDGYGNRVDIRHPNGIVTRYAHGHQIYVSTGQYVQQGQTIMSRGSTGWSTGPHLHFEVRPGGGAPVDPRPYLP is encoded by the coding sequence ATGCCTTTAAAACCCACTTTCCCCAATCCCCAAAACGGGGAGCTGGATTTCCGCGGTGCTGCCGTGAGCACCCTTTCCCCCCCACCCCCAAAGGGCTCGGCAGGGATCCCTTCAGAACAGTCCTGGACTTCTGCGGATTCATCTGCCGAGGAAGCCTATCTTCTGGAGTGGGCTCCAGCCCCTCTCTCTGGGCGGTCGAAGCCAAGATGGGTTGGTTTGGCCCTCTCTCTCAGCTTAACGGGCCTGGTATGGCTTCTGAAGCTGGAGGCGGATCCCTGCGCAGAAGCTGGGGAAGAGCAGCTGCCGGCCACCCCCAGGTGCCCAACCGAGCCTGAGACAGCCCATCCAGAGCCGGGGGATTCTGCTCCTGCGCGTCGGGGATATCCGGCTTGGGCCACTGGTCTTTTGCTGATGCTGGGCTTGGCCGGAGTCGCTACCCTACAGCAGCGACAGTTGAATCGCCCCCTGTCTCCGGCGGTAGAGCCGATCCCACCCTCTGTGCATACGCTATCTGGCGCTCTGCAGCAAAACTACGAGCGGAAAAAGGAGCAGCTGCGCCAAGCCTTCGCAGAAGGGCGAATCCCGACAGGAGAAGGGCCCAGAGGCATTCTGGAGCATGAAATTCAGCCGGGGGAAACCCTCTGGCAACTGACCCAGATGTATCAGCTCGACGCGGCTGCCATCACCGTCTCCAATGGTATTCAGGCCAGTACTGAGCTGAAGCCGGGGCAAGTTCTCCTCATCCCCAGCCAACCGGGATTGATCTACACCGTCAAGCAGGGAGACACACTGGAGGACATTGCCAACCGCTACCGAGTTCCCCAGCAGCGGATTATCGAAGCGACTCCTCTGGATCGCCCGGAATATCTGCGCATTGGCCAACGCCTGCTCATCCCCGGCGATGTGGGCGAGTTGATCCAGCGTCAGAAGGAGATGATCGCTGCCCAGAAAGCTCGCGAAGAGGAAGAGCGCCGCCAGCAAGAGGAGGAAGCCCAACGCCAAGCCGAAGCCCAAGCTCGATTACAGGCGGAACAGCAACGCCGGGCCCAGCAAATGGAACAAGAACGGCAGGCCCTCTTGGCCGGTGGATCCCTGACCCACACAGTTGGAGCCAGTGACACCATCGAACGGATCGCCGCCCGCTATGGGGTAACTCAGCGATCCATTATTCAAGCCAACAACTTGCGCAATCCCCACTGGCTGCGCATTGGCCAACGCCTTACGATTCCGGCGCCGGGTACGCAGCCCACCCCTGCTCCTGCCCGACAGGCTCCGCCAGCGCCCCCTCCAGCCCCTCCCCAGGTTCGCAGCAGTGGGTTTGTCTGGCCGGTCTCCGGGCAAATCACCTCTGGCTTTGGCTACCGTCGCGGTCGCCTTCATGCAGGGGTAGATATTCCTGGCCCCGTGGGATCCCCCATTGTAGCCGTTCAGGAGGGAGTGGTGATCTTCGCGGGGAATGCTGGGGATGGCTACGGCAATCGAGTGGACATTCGCCATCCCAACGGAATTGTTACTCGCTATGCCCACGGCCATCAGATTTATGTTTCCACGGGACAGTACGTGCAGCAGGGGCAGACAATCATGAGCCGCGGCAGCACTGGCTGGAGCACAGGGCCGCATCTGCACTTTGAAGTCCGCCCCGGCGGGGGCGCGCCTGTGGATCCCCGGCCTTATCTGCCCTGA
- the cysS gene encoding cysteine--tRNA ligase, translating into MDLVVYNTLTRRKEVFQPLAAGGSQSVSVGNSQGSAAPVAEEKPLVRMYVCGVTVYDLCHLGHARTYVVWDMVRRYLEWRGYRVKYVQNFTDVDDKILKRALERGESMQAVAERFIAEYFRDMDCLNIKRADFYPRATQSLQAMFQLIQSLELKGFAYRVRDPIRHQTDQSSLLQAGHQPETPASVQYSVYYSVRKFPDYGQLSGRKLEEMEAGASGRVGEEGAEKQDPFDFALWKAAPPSEPGFASPWGWGRPGWHIECSAMVRETLGDHIDIHAGGADLIFPHHENELAQSEPITGKPMAKYWMHNGFLNINGEKMSKSLGNFTTLRQALAVYHPMALRLFLLQTHYRSPIDLTEAAMQAASRGWETLQKGIHCAQHFCKEEKGSPDAEAMQAFQAAMDNDFGTPEALAIAFELAKELTREHNLFTHQGQTHLEPQALKQKSAALLEILATLGFCWPSFSEFEGSKEAATNGELNFKKIEELIAQRSAARKAKNFSEADRIRDQLKALGITLIDQKDGTTRWLRE; encoded by the coding sequence ATGGATTTGGTTGTCTATAACACATTGACTCGCCGCAAGGAAGTGTTTCAGCCGCTGGCAGCAGGTGGATCTCAATCCGTTTCCGTCGGCAATTCCCAGGGATCTGCAGCTCCAGTTGCGGAGGAGAAGCCCCTGGTGCGGATGTATGTCTGTGGTGTAACGGTTTACGACCTCTGCCACCTCGGCCATGCGCGTACCTACGTGGTTTGGGACATGGTGCGTCGCTACTTGGAGTGGCGCGGCTACCGAGTGAAGTATGTGCAGAATTTTACCGATGTGGACGACAAGATCCTCAAGCGGGCGTTGGAACGTGGCGAATCCATGCAAGCGGTGGCGGAGCGCTTCATCGCCGAGTATTTCCGAGATATGGATTGCCTGAACATCAAGCGGGCCGATTTCTACCCGAGGGCAACGCAATCGCTGCAAGCCATGTTCCAGTTGATCCAATCTTTGGAGCTCAAAGGCTTTGCCTACCGGGTACGGGATCCCATTCGACACCAGACCGACCAGTCTTCCCTCCTGCAAGCGGGACACCAGCCAGAGACCCCCGCCTCTGTTCAGTACTCTGTTTACTACTCTGTCCGCAAGTTCCCGGATTACGGCCAGCTATCCGGTCGAAAACTGGAGGAGATGGAGGCGGGAGCCAGTGGCCGGGTAGGAGAAGAAGGAGCTGAGAAACAGGATCCCTTCGACTTTGCCCTTTGGAAAGCGGCCCCCCCTTCTGAGCCGGGGTTTGCCTCCCCTTGGGGTTGGGGGCGACCGGGCTGGCACATCGAATGTTCCGCCATGGTGCGGGAGACCCTGGGAGATCACATCGACATTCACGCCGGCGGGGCAGATTTGATTTTCCCCCACCACGAAAATGAGCTGGCCCAATCGGAGCCAATCACCGGCAAGCCGATGGCCAAGTACTGGATGCACAACGGTTTTCTCAACATCAACGGCGAGAAAATGTCCAAATCTTTGGGCAACTTCACCACCCTGCGACAGGCCCTCGCCGTCTATCACCCCATGGCCTTGCGGCTGTTTCTGTTGCAGACCCACTACCGTAGCCCCATAGATCTCACCGAGGCAGCCATGCAGGCGGCTAGCCGTGGCTGGGAAACCCTCCAGAAAGGGATCCACTGTGCCCAGCACTTCTGCAAAGAAGAAAAGGGATCCCCTGATGCTGAGGCCATGCAAGCCTTTCAAGCTGCTATGGACAATGATTTTGGCACCCCTGAAGCGCTGGCTATCGCCTTTGAATTGGCCAAAGAACTCACCCGCGAACACAACCTGTTCACCCATCAAGGCCAAACCCATCTGGAGCCCCAGGCCCTCAAACAAAAAAGCGCTGCCTTGCTGGAGATTTTGGCTACTTTGGGATTCTGTTGGCCCTCATTCTCTGAATTCGAGGGATCCAAAGAAGCAGCTACAAATGGGGAACTTAACTTTAAAAAAATCGAGGAGCTGATCGCGCAGCGCTCGGCAGCCCGTAAGGCGAAAAACTTTTCAGAGGCAGATCGCATTCGGGATCAGTTGAAAGCCCTGGGCATCACCCTCATCGATCAAAAAGATGGCACCACCCGTTGGCTGCGAGAATAG